Proteins co-encoded in one Spiroplasma gladiatoris genomic window:
- a CDS encoding DUF2130 domain-containing protein: MELNFTCPKCHQTITEKDFNGSETSLKNLHDFLESKKHEYLEELKKELKSHYDNQKNAEITAALAKQSQEFQTEKNKLELFINDLKSKNDIEIQKVRNELDVENAKLKEQIRNFDEKLASEKEQAKIIAMQSFQKVKDDLNTDISLKNERITSLEANLKIIEANKKQEILEEKENLRSLFEVQIRDLNDQISTLKEANLQYKVIQNKTKGENFEHDVEGELRKVFPDDVISKITSQSQKADYLQSVKDNDVIVGKIVYEVKNASWSKTWEKKLIEDTVKEGAKYGILVATSFNDQYRNIPFKVSDENPNIFLTDADSFAFVGHILRILIKTEAKLKEKYTNENNNERVEAFNTWKTTSFVTVSKLFEDQFKRIEDSENAITNKINEIRIAREKLFGNWKTVIKSFIEGLNL; encoded by the coding sequence ATGGAACTTAATTTTACATGTCCAAAATGTCACCAAACTATTACAGAAAAAGATTTTAACGGGAGCGAGACTAGTTTAAAAAATTTACATGATTTTTTAGAATCTAAAAAACATGAATATCTTGAAGAACTAAAAAAAGAACTAAAAAGTCATTATGATAATCAAAAAAATGCAGAAATTACAGCTGCTCTTGCTAAACAAAGTCAAGAATTTCAAACAGAAAAAAATAAATTAGAATTGTTTATCAATGATTTAAAATCAAAAAATGATATAGAAATACAAAAAGTCAGAAATGAATTAGATGTTGAAAATGCTAAATTAAAAGAACAAATTCGAAATTTTGATGAGAAATTAGCAAGTGAAAAAGAGCAAGCAAAAATAATTGCTATGCAATCATTTCAAAAAGTTAAAGATGACTTAAATACAGATATATCTTTAAAAAATGAAAGGATTACAAGTTTAGAAGCTAACTTAAAAATTATAGAAGCTAACAAAAAACAAGAAATTTTAGAAGAAAAAGAAAACTTACGATCACTTTTTGAAGTTCAAATAAGAGATTTGAATGATCAAATTTCAACTTTAAAAGAAGCTAATTTACAATATAAAGTTATTCAAAATAAAACTAAAGGAGAAAACTTTGAACATGACGTTGAAGGAGAATTAAGAAAAGTATTTCCAGATGATGTTATTTCAAAAATTACAAGTCAATCTCAAAAAGCAGATTATCTTCAATCTGTTAAAGATAACGATGTAATTGTTGGAAAAATTGTTTATGAAGTAAAAAATGCTTCATGAAGTAAAACATGAGAAAAAAAATTAATAGAAGACACAGTTAAAGAAGGAGCGAAATACGGAATTCTAGTTGCAACCAGTTTCAATGATCAATATCGAAACATTCCTTTTAAAGTATCTGATGAAAATCCTAATATTTTTTTAACAGATGCAGATAGTTTTGCTTTTGTAGGACATATTTTAAGAATTTTAATAAAAACTGAAGCGAAGTTAAAAGAAAAATATACAAATGAAAATAACAATGAAAGAGTTGAAGCTTTTAATACTTGAAAAACAACATCTTTTGTTACAGTTTCTAAACTTTTTGAAGATCAATTTAAAAGAATTGAAGATTCAGAAAATGCAATAACTAATAAAATAAATGAAATAAGGATAGCTAGAGAAAAATTGTTTGGTAATTGAAAAACAGTTATAAAAAGTTTTATTGAAGGTTT